A part of Hydrogenobacter sp. T-8 genomic DNA contains:
- the cybH gene encoding Ni/Fe-hydrogenase, b-type cytochrome subunit, with translation MREETVKRIYIFSPSLRIWHWINFLSITILFLTGLYIGNPFFIGSTGHEATYAYAHNLTMDFIRLIHFSAGYVLLFSFLFRLFIAFFHKGDRLFIPKVWKGQFWKGVVEMLLHYLFIKPWHRTYIRNPLARLAYFLLYVALALMIITGFAMYGLSDPNGFWAKVFGWVVPMLGGEFMVHMWHHWTAWLIVFFVIVHVYMVVRFDVIEKEGEVSSMFNGMKNFKETPVDVEDVA, from the coding sequence ATGAGAGAAGAGACAGTAAAGAGAATTTACATCTTTAGCCCATCTTTGAGGATATGGCATTGGATAAACTTTCTCTCTATCACCATCCTTTTCCTCACAGGTCTTTACATAGGAAACCCCTTTTTCATAGGCTCTACGGGTCATGAAGCAACCTACGCCTACGCCCACAACCTCACGATGGACTTTATAAGGCTTATTCACTTCTCTGCAGGCTACGTGCTTTTGTTTTCCTTCCTGTTTCGCCTCTTTATAGCCTTTTTCCACAAGGGAGACAGGCTCTTTATCCCAAAGGTCTGGAAGGGTCAGTTCTGGAAGGGTGTGGTGGAAATGCTCCTTCACTACCTTTTTATAAAGCCTTGGCATAGAACCTATATAAGAAACCCCCTCGCAAGGCTTGCCTACTTTCTCCTTTATGTAGCCCTTGCCTTAATGATAATCACGGGCTTTGCCATGTATGGACTATCTGACCCTAATGGATTCTGGGCGAAGGTCTTTGGCTGGGTTGTTCCAATGCTCGGCGGTGAGTTTATGGTTCATATGTGGCATCATTGGACTGCTTGGCTTATAGTCTTCTTTGTTATAGTGCATGTATACATGGTGGTAAGGTTTGACGTCATTGAGAAGGAAGGAGAGGTTTCCTCTATGTTTAACGGAATGAAAAACTTCAAAGAAACACCCGTGGATGTGGAGGATGTAGCTTGA
- a CDS encoding nickel-dependent hydrogenase large subunit, translated as MKVENLELPRVEGEARLELFWKDGIIEDAKVCIASVRGIERVLVGRHYMDALVITPRVCGICGHAHLIASVKAIEDALGIKPTEKARLVRNITQSLEVLQNHVKWFYLFMMPDFILLEERLRGLYEPFKGERWHSAIRIASRITMGIALFSGQWPHSSYAIPGGITSEPSVKELTSLRQILLELKHFFLSYVVGMEEAEFVKCLKEGSWRKLNGDAGLFLELCHREGLLTLGSSYNRLISGGGLYAPCGYFMKKVVHGRLKVDQIEELNAPSYSGAKPVRYRGMPFETGPLARQLMSGNLMVKSMHREFRDSFAVRVLARVLEVWSIAEAIELWIERLKEVLHEKSTSLGRFPSKATGIGYGIVEAARGTLIHRISVRNGNIQDYAIITPSQWNLGPRCENFLGVAEKAMVGLKSKLHAQMVLRSFDLCSVCTTH; from the coding sequence GTGAAGGTTGAAAACTTAGAACTTCCAAGGGTTGAAGGAGAAGCAAGGCTTGAGCTTTTTTGGAAGGATGGTATTATAGAAGATGCGAAGGTATGCATTGCCTCCGTGAGGGGTATAGAAAGGGTTCTTGTGGGAAGGCACTACATGGACGCCCTCGTGATAACACCGAGGGTCTGTGGCATATGCGGTCATGCACATCTTATAGCGTCAGTTAAAGCAATAGAGGATGCCCTGGGTATAAAGCCAACGGAGAAGGCAAGGCTCGTAAGAAACATAACACAAAGCCTTGAAGTTCTACAGAACCACGTGAAATGGTTTTACCTGTTTATGATGCCTGACTTTATTCTTTTGGAAGAAAGGCTCAGAGGTCTTTACGAGCCCTTTAAAGGTGAAAGATGGCACAGTGCAATACGGATAGCTTCAAGGATAACAATGGGGATAGCCCTTTTTTCTGGTCAGTGGCCCCATTCATCCTACGCCATTCCCGGTGGCATAACCTCAGAACCCTCTGTCAAAGAGCTAACATCCCTTAGGCAGATACTTCTTGAGCTGAAGCACTTTTTCCTAAGCTATGTGGTAGGCATGGAAGAGGCTGAGTTTGTCAAGTGTTTAAAGGAAGGTAGCTGGCGGAAACTCAATGGTGATGCTGGGCTTTTCCTTGAGCTTTGCCATAGGGAAGGTTTGCTCACCTTGGGAAGCTCTTACAACAGGCTTATAAGCGGTGGCGGTCTTTATGCCCCCTGTGGCTACTTTATGAAAAAGGTAGTGCATGGAAGGTTGAAGGTTGACCAGATTGAAGAGCTTAATGCACCCTCTTATTCGGGAGCTAAGCCTGTAAGATACAGAGGCATGCCCTTTGAGACAGGACCCCTCGCAAGACAGCTTATGTCGGGAAACCTTATGGTAAAGAGTATGCATAGGGAGTTCAGAGATTCCTTTGCGGTGCGTGTGCTGGCAAGGGTTCTTGAAGTATGGAGTATAGCTGAAGCCATAGAGCTTTGGATAGAGAGGTTAAAGGAAGTGCTACACGAGAAATCTACAAGCCTTGGAAGGTTCCCATCAAAGGCTACGGGTATAGGATACGGCATAGTGGAGGCGGCAAGAGGCACACTCATACACAGGATTAGCGTAAGGAATGGAAATATACAAGATTACGCTATAATCACACCTTCCCAATGGAACCTTGGTCCAAGGTGTGAAAACTTTCTTGGTGTAGCGGAAAAGGCGATGGTTGGTTTAAAAAGCAAACTTCATGCCCAGATGGTGCTGAGGAGTTTTGACCTGTGTTCTGTATGCACAACCCACTGA
- a CDS encoding thioredoxin has translation MKELNLQEFKELIASGKTFVLYVRSEARKNTIKEVFDTDVVIPELERVYADSLEFYSINADENMEILRSYKLPSLVLFSEGKEVRALEGIRAWSEYVEALSCL, from the coding sequence ATGAAAGAGTTGAACCTGCAGGAGTTTAAGGAGCTGATAGCCTCTGGAAAGACCTTTGTCCTTTACGTAAGGTCTGAAGCCAGAAAGAACACCATAAAAGAGGTTTTTGATACGGATGTGGTTATTCCAGAGCTTGAAAGAGTTTATGCTGATAGCCTTGAGTTCTACTCCATAAACGCAGATGAGAACATGGAAATCCTCAGAAGCTACAAACTACCTTCCTTGGTGCTTTTTTCTGAAGGGAAAGAAGTGAGGGCTCTTGAAGGTATAAGGGCATGGAGTGAGTATGTGGAGGCTCTATCATGCTTATGA
- a CDS encoding nickel-dependent hydrogenase large subunit produces MARVVVDPVTRIEGHLRIELIVDEKSGKVVDAVSCGTMWRGIELILKGRDPRDAWAFAQRICGVCTSIHALASVRAVEDALEIKIPKNANYIRNIMYGSLQVHDHLVHFYHLHALDWVSPLEALKADPVQTAVLQNQLLEKYGAVAELMPDPLGRRAYPKKFPKATPGYFRTFQEKIKKIVESGQLGIFAAHWWDHPDYKLLPPEVHLMAVAHYLNMLDVQRELFIPQVVFGGKNPHPHYIVGGMMCSISLNDMNAPINVERLAVVEDAIYTQAEAVNLFYLVDLLAIGHIYVQKGQTYGGGLAKKRVIGYGEFPDESYSGIKNGDYHKQVLYHCNGVVEDFAEGIEKAKYYPLMGKDFADPGVIQEYVAHSWYKYPDEKSGLHPWDGITEPNYTGPKEGTKTHWKYLDEKGKYSWIKSPRWRGKPCEVGPLARYIVVYTGVKQGHIKPSWMDEMIVRQIDFVSKVLELPPHVWLPTTVGRTAARGLEAQVGAAANLYFMKKLYDNIKAGDTSVANMERWEPSTWPKEAKGIGLTEAPRGALGHWVIIKDGKIANYQCVVPTTWNGGARDPMGGQGAFEECMKDTPLKVVNKPLEVLRGIHSFDPCLACSTHLYDTEGKEILEIRVQGSQPLCY; encoded by the coding sequence ATGGCAAGGGTTGTAGTTGACCCAGTAACAAGGATTGAGGGACACCTTAGGATTGAGCTTATAGTGGATGAAAAGTCTGGTAAGGTGGTGGATGCGGTATCCTGTGGCACCATGTGGAGGGGTATTGAGCTCATTCTCAAGGGCAGAGACCCAAGGGATGCGTGGGCTTTCGCCCAAAGAATATGCGGAGTTTGCACTTCTATACATGCCCTTGCTTCAGTTAGAGCGGTGGAAGATGCCCTTGAGATAAAAATACCAAAGAATGCCAACTACATAAGGAACATCATGTATGGCTCTCTTCAGGTCCATGACCACCTCGTCCACTTTTACCATCTCCATGCCCTTGATTGGGTATCTCCTTTGGAAGCACTAAAGGCTGACCCCGTGCAGACCGCAGTGCTTCAAAACCAGCTCCTTGAAAAATACGGTGCGGTGGCGGAGCTCATGCCTGACCCTCTGGGAAGAAGGGCATATCCGAAGAAGTTTCCAAAAGCGACACCCGGATACTTCAGAACCTTCCAAGAGAAGATAAAGAAGATAGTAGAAAGCGGTCAGCTTGGTATCTTTGCAGCACACTGGTGGGACCATCCAGACTACAAACTCCTACCACCAGAGGTTCACCTTATGGCGGTAGCCCACTACCTTAATATGCTTGATGTGCAAAGGGAATTGTTTATCCCTCAGGTAGTCTTTGGTGGCAAAAACCCACACCCTCACTACATAGTGGGCGGTATGATGTGTTCTATTTCTCTTAACGATATGAATGCACCTATAAATGTAGAAAGGCTTGCGGTGGTTGAGGATGCCATATACACACAGGCGGAGGCGGTAAACCTCTTTTACCTTGTAGACCTTTTGGCTATAGGGCACATATATGTGCAAAAGGGTCAGACCTACGGAGGAGGGCTTGCTAAGAAGAGGGTAATAGGCTATGGTGAGTTTCCCGACGAGTCTTACAGCGGAATAAAGAACGGAGACTATCACAAACAGGTGCTTTATCACTGTAACGGTGTTGTAGAAGACTTCGCAGAAGGTATAGAGAAGGCTAAGTATTATCCCCTTATGGGGAAGGACTTTGCAGACCCAGGGGTAATCCAAGAGTATGTAGCCCATTCGTGGTATAAGTATCCCGATGAAAAGAGTGGGCTTCATCCTTGGGATGGTATAACCGAGCCTAACTATACGGGTCCAAAGGAAGGAACAAAGACCCACTGGAAGTATCTTGATGAAAAGGGTAAATACTCATGGATAAAGTCTCCAAGGTGGAGGGGTAAACCTTGCGAAGTGGGACCCCTTGCAAGGTATATAGTGGTCTACACTGGTGTAAAGCAGGGTCATATAAAACCCAGTTGGATGGATGAGATGATAGTAAGGCAGATAGACTTTGTTTCTAAGGTGCTTGAATTACCCCCACATGTATGGCTTCCCACAACCGTTGGAAGGACTGCGGCGAGAGGCTTGGAGGCACAGGTGGGTGCAGCGGCGAACCTATACTTTATGAAAAAGCTCTACGATAACATAAAGGCAGGGGATACATCCGTTGCCAACATGGAAAGGTGGGAACCATCCACCTGGCCCAAAGAAGCAAAGGGTATAGGACTCACAGAGGCACCAAGGGGTGCACTTGGACACTGGGTGATAATAAAGGATGGGAAGATAGCCAACTATCAATGTGTGGTTCCCACCACATGGAACGGAGGAGCAAGAGACCCCATGGGAGGTCAGGGTGCCTTTGAAGAATGCATGAAGGACACACCCCTTAAGGTAGTCAATAAGCCCCTTGAAGTCCTCAGAGGCATCCATTCCTTTGACCCATGCCTTGCCTGTTCAACGCACCTTTATGATACAGAAGGCAAAGAGATCCTTGAGATAAGAGTTCAAGGCTCACAGCCCCTATGCTACTGA
- a CDS encoding HyaD/HybD family hydrogenase maturation endopeptidase encodes MLLLGVGNVLLSDEGLGVRLVEELRRRYRFSPDVELMDGGTLGIDLLYFIEGFDRLLLVDAVLGGSPPGTLYRFEGEEVKAYFRKKVSAHELGIQEVLAIAQMLGKAPKEIVLLGMEPESLEISLELSESVRSRFEELISAVLRELERWGVSYERVEPAGV; translated from the coding sequence GTGCTCCTTCTGGGTGTGGGAAACGTGCTCCTCTCAGACGAGGGGCTCGGTGTAAGGCTGGTAGAGGAGCTAAGGAGACGCTACAGGTTCTCTCCAGATGTGGAGCTTATGGATGGTGGAACGCTTGGTATAGACCTCCTTTACTTTATAGAGGGCTTTGATAGGCTTTTGCTGGTGGATGCTGTGCTGGGAGGCTCTCCTCCTGGCACTCTTTATAGGTTTGAGGGTGAAGAGGTAAAGGCTTACTTTAGAAAAAAGGTCTCCGCTCATGAGCTTGGCATTCAAGAAGTGCTTGCCATAGCCCAGATGTTGGGAAAAGCTCCGAAAGAGATAGTTCTCCTCGGTATGGAACCAGAGAGCTTAGAGATTTCCCTTGAACTTTCTGAGAGTGTAAGGTCAAGGTTTGAGGAGCTTATATCTGCGGTGTTGAGAGAGTTAGAAAGATGGGGTGTGAGCTATGAAAGAGTTGAACCTGCAGGAGTTTAA
- a CDS encoding hydrogenase expression/formation protein, translating to MLMNAPAILMELVQALKDLYEKGEEHIIYINKLPLSEEDREVLLDVLGEGQVRISLSSKVQPVEWRETSISGVWIGVFYDRDNKPILETIEVCHFPQLAKAQREDIEESIRVLKERLEAIVPPLNPQRPPDQD from the coding sequence ATGCTTATGAACGCACCCGCTATACTAATGGAGCTGGTTCAGGCTCTTAAAGACCTTTATGAAAAGGGTGAGGAGCATATCATCTACATAAACAAACTACCCCTCTCTGAGGAAGACAGGGAGGTGCTTCTTGACGTGCTTGGAGAGGGTCAAGTTAGGATAAGCCTATCTTCAAAGGTCCAGCCTGTGGAGTGGAGAGAGACGAGCATAAGCGGTGTGTGGATAGGCGTTTTCTATGACAGAGACAACAAGCCCATACTGGAAACCATAGAGGTTTGCCACTTTCCACAGCTTGCGAAGGCTCAAAGGGAAGATATAGAGGAGTCAATTAGGGTTTTAAAGGAAAGGCTTGAAGCTATAGTCCCTCCGCTAAACCCCCAAAGACCGCCTGACCAAGACTAA
- the hypA gene encoding hydrogenase maturation nickel metallochaperone HypA, with amino-acid sequence MHEFSIVQSLFELIEEQVALHGAKRVLKVELLVGVLSGVEPHLLELAFETFKEGTHAQNAELHIQIEKLKVFCFDCMEEFEKKELNALCPKCGGLNTEIRGGRDLLLKSLELET; translated from the coding sequence ATGCATGAGTTTTCCATAGTGCAAAGCCTCTTTGAGCTTATAGAAGAGCAGGTAGCTCTTCATGGTGCTAAGAGGGTTCTTAAGGTTGAGCTTCTTGTGGGTGTCCTCTCTGGCGTTGAGCCTCACCTTCTTGAGCTTGCCTTTGAAACCTTTAAAGAGGGAACACATGCCCAGAATGCGGAGCTTCACATACAGATAGAAAAGCTCAAGGTTTTCTGCTTTGACTGTATGGAGGAGTTTGAAAAGAAAGAGCTAAACGCTCTCTGTCCCAAGTGCGGTGGACTAAACACAGAAATTAGAGGAGGAAGAGACCTTTTGCTTAAGAGCCTTGAATTGGAAACTTAG
- a CDS encoding Ni/Fe hydrogenase, with the protein MRVFWLQRLTCCGNTHSFLNYESLHILSKRLEFLYHPSLSLKAQEEAVEELIKSGEGIDILIVEGAVRTDEVETRELCKIAKYVIAVGNCAVYGNIPALADETVCGLSYRFKERKGLLDEGFKSRSGMPVINLSGCPAHPEWIVGTMLMLAEGIKPELDQWGRPKEFYSSLTHWGCTRNEYFEWKVEAEELGSKRGCLFYHFGCRGPLSYSSCNTILWNGVSSKTRAGTPCFGCTEYDFPRLGLWETKQYAGIPAELPIGVSKRGYIMLSGIAKMFAPERLKGEG; encoded by the coding sequence ATGAGAGTTTTCTGGCTTCAGAGGCTTACCTGTTGTGGGAATACACACTCTTTTCTGAACTATGAAAGCCTTCACATTCTCTCTAAGAGGCTTGAATTTCTTTATCATCCCAGCCTTTCTCTCAAAGCTCAAGAAGAGGCGGTTGAAGAGCTTATAAAGAGCGGTGAGGGGATTGACATACTCATAGTGGAGGGTGCGGTGAGAACCGATGAAGTAGAAACAAGAGAGCTGTGTAAAATTGCCAAATATGTAATAGCGGTTGGAAACTGTGCGGTTTATGGAAACATTCCAGCCCTTGCGGATGAGACTGTATGTGGTCTTTCTTATAGGTTCAAGGAAAGAAAGGGACTGCTGGATGAGGGTTTTAAGTCAAGAAGTGGTATGCCGGTGATAAACCTCTCTGGCTGTCCAGCACATCCAGAATGGATAGTGGGAACCATGCTTATGCTTGCGGAGGGTATAAAGCCAGAGCTTGACCAGTGGGGCAGACCTAAGGAATTCTACTCTTCCCTTACCCACTGGGGATGCACGAGGAACGAATACTTTGAATGGAAGGTGGAGGCGGAGGAGTTAGGCTCAAAGAGAGGATGTCTTTTTTATCACTTTGGCTGTAGAGGACCACTTAGCTACAGCTCCTGTAATACCATACTTTGGAACGGGGTTAGCTCAAAGACAAGGGCGGGGACACCCTGCTTTGGATGCACAGAGTATGACTTTCCAAGATTGGGTCTTTGGGAGACAAAGCAGTATGCAGGCATTCCTGCGGAGCTTCCCATAGGTGTTTCAAAGAGAGGATACATAATGCTCTCGGGCATAGCCAAGATGTTTGCACCAGAGAGGTTAAAGGGTGAAGGTTGA
- the hypE gene encoding hydrogenase expression/formation protein HypE yields MKRIRLSEGGGGQETWKLIRELFLKYLGNPILSALEDSSIIKLSSKVAFTTDAFTVKPLFFRGGDIGKLAVAGTVNDLAVMGAKPLYMSVSFIIEEGFSYEELERIVKSMAQTAEEVGVLFVAGDTKVVPSGQADGVFISTSGIGGVIYEGLSCRNVKEGDAIIVSGPIGDHGACVLAQREGFEFGEDFGSDCQPLWDLVEHLLKSGVEVHAMRDPTRGGLSAVLHEWAQSSMVSFLMEEENIPIRQEVLGLCEFLGLEPYHLACEGRVVLAVKREDAEKALEVLRAHPKAKEASLIGYAVKPEGRPAVVLRTPYGTKRFLEPPAGELLPRIC; encoded by the coding sequence ATGAAGAGGATAAGACTTTCTGAAGGCGGTGGTGGTCAGGAAACTTGGAAGTTAATAAGGGAGCTTTTCTTGAAATACCTTGGAAATCCTATCCTCTCCGCCCTTGAGGACTCTTCTATTATCAAGCTCTCTTCAAAGGTAGCCTTCACCACAGACGCCTTTACCGTGAAACCTCTCTTTTTCAGAGGTGGAGACATAGGAAAGTTGGCAGTTGCAGGCACTGTGAACGACCTTGCGGTAATGGGAGCAAAGCCCCTTTATATGTCCGTCTCCTTCATAATAGAAGAGGGTTTTTCTTACGAAGAGCTGGAGAGGATAGTAAAAAGTATGGCACAGACCGCAGAAGAGGTTGGGGTGCTCTTTGTGGCAGGTGATACAAAGGTTGTTCCCTCGGGTCAGGCAGATGGTGTCTTTATAAGCACTTCTGGAATTGGTGGGGTCATATACGAAGGTCTATCCTGTAGAAATGTAAAGGAAGGCGATGCCATAATAGTCTCTGGACCTATAGGAGACCATGGTGCCTGCGTGCTTGCCCAAAGGGAAGGCTTTGAATTTGGCGAAGACTTTGGAAGCGACTGCCAACCTCTCTGGGACTTGGTAGAGCATCTTCTAAAAAGCGGTGTAGAGGTTCACGCCATGAGAGACCCAACAAGAGGAGGGCTATCTGCAGTTCTTCATGAATGGGCTCAATCTTCTATGGTTTCCTTTCTCATGGAAGAGGAGAACATTCCTATAAGACAGGAAGTGCTTGGTTTATGTGAGTTTTTGGGCTTAGAACCTTACCATCTTGCCTGTGAGGGAAGAGTTGTATTGGCGGTAAAGAGAGAAGATGCGGAGAAGGCTTTAGAGGTCTTAAGGGCACATCCGAAGGCAAAAGAAGCCAGCCTTATAGGCTATGCGGTCAAGCCAGAGGGCAGACCAGCGGTTGTCCTTAGAACCCCTTACGGAACAAAAAGGTTTTTAGAGCCACCTGCTGGCGAGCTACTTCCAAGGATTTGCTGA
- the hypF gene encoding carbamoyltransferase HypF has product MLERLCVSIKGAVQGVGFRPFVYRLAKELGLRGFVINDSRGVYIEVEGERRVLEEFLIKLNREKPTLARIHSVDFSFLQPAGYSDFEIKESSDTGQKEVFVLPDMSTCEDCLKELFDPSDRRYLYPFINCTNCGPRFTIIDSLPYDRPNTTMKFFKMCYECEREYHEPSNRRFHAQPNACPECGPWLSLYSSEGKLIAERDEALTLTLKLLRDGKIVAVKGVGGFHLMCDATREEVVSLLRDRKRRKEKPFAVMFRDLSQLKKYAEPSELELLLLTLPERPIVLTKYKGGLAPSVAPGLKRLGAFLPYSPLHHILLRGLDFPLVATSGNFSEEPIVIDNEEALKGLSKLSDFILLHNRDIKRRCDDSVVKVIGGVPTPIRRSRGYAPMPVGLPFSLKRKVLAVGGMLKNTFALAFGGRVIISQHVGDVENLETLKAFEEMVFDLMRLYEFEPEVVVCDMHPRYETTRWAEGFSVEKALPLVRVQHHFAHILSCMAENQLRDKVLGIAWDGTGYGEDGTLWGGEFLECDYSSYMRLFHFRPFRLIGGERAVKEPRRVALSILFELFHEEALDLDLHTLRCFEEKELKNLYIAWKRGINSPYTSSVGRLFDAVASLLNIRHTLSYEGQASMMLEDLYDYSVKDTYPFELKDGIIDWKLMFLALIEEREPVRAVSRFINTLAHICLRVAQEVSLERVCLSGGVMQNDPLVSKIKELLESAGFRVYTHQKVPPNDGGLSLGQAVFGGLAEGL; this is encoded by the coding sequence GTGCTTGAAAGGCTTTGCGTAAGCATAAAAGGTGCAGTTCAAGGTGTAGGCTTTAGACCTTTTGTTTATAGACTTGCGAAGGAGCTTGGGCTTAGAGGTTTTGTGATAAACGATTCAAGGGGCGTATACATAGAGGTAGAGGGGGAAAGGAGAGTGCTTGAGGAATTTCTCATAAAGCTAAACAGAGAAAAGCCTACCCTTGCTCGCATACATTCTGTGGACTTTAGCTTTTTACAGCCTGCGGGATACTCAGACTTTGAAATAAAAGAGAGCTCAGATACAGGACAAAAGGAGGTTTTTGTGCTTCCAGATATGTCCACATGCGAAGACTGCCTTAAAGAGCTTTTTGACCCCTCTGATAGAAGATACCTCTATCCCTTTATAAACTGCACCAACTGTGGACCAAGGTTCACCATAATAGATAGCTTGCCTTACGATAGACCCAACACCACCATGAAGTTTTTTAAAATGTGCTATGAATGTGAGAGGGAATACCATGAACCTTCTAATAGACGCTTTCATGCTCAGCCTAACGCATGCCCAGAGTGCGGTCCATGGCTAAGCCTATACTCATCAGAGGGTAAGCTCATTGCGGAGAGGGACGAGGCTTTAACCTTGACATTGAAGCTACTAAGAGATGGCAAGATAGTTGCGGTAAAGGGTGTGGGAGGATTTCATCTCATGTGTGATGCCACAAGGGAGGAGGTGGTAAGCCTTCTCAGAGATAGGAAAAGAAGAAAAGAAAAGCCCTTTGCGGTTATGTTTAGAGACCTATCACAGCTCAAGAAATACGCGGAGCCTTCTGAGCTTGAGCTCCTTCTTCTTACACTTCCAGAAAGACCCATAGTTTTGACAAAATACAAGGGAGGTCTTGCACCCTCTGTAGCACCGGGTTTAAAAAGGCTTGGAGCTTTTCTTCCCTACTCACCTTTGCATCATATTCTCTTGAGAGGTTTAGACTTTCCTCTCGTTGCCACTTCTGGGAATTTTTCAGAAGAGCCCATAGTTATAGATAATGAGGAGGCTCTAAAGGGTCTTTCAAAGCTCTCTGACTTTATACTGCTTCATAACAGAGACATAAAAAGAAGGTGCGATGATTCTGTGGTGAAGGTTATTGGTGGTGTTCCCACGCCTATAAGGAGGTCCAGAGGCTACGCACCTATGCCTGTTGGTCTACCCTTTTCTCTAAAAAGAAAGGTTCTTGCGGTAGGGGGTATGCTAAAAAACACCTTTGCCCTTGCCTTTGGTGGTAGGGTGATAATCAGCCAGCATGTGGGAGATGTGGAAAATCTGGAGACCTTGAAAGCCTTTGAGGAGATGGTTTTTGACCTTATGAGGCTTTATGAGTTTGAGCCAGAGGTTGTTGTGTGCGATATGCATCCAAGGTATGAAACTACAAGGTGGGCGGAGGGTTTTAGTGTAGAGAAGGCTCTACCTCTTGTAAGAGTCCAGCACCACTTTGCACATATTCTCTCTTGTATGGCGGAGAACCAGCTAAGGGATAAGGTGCTTGGTATAGCTTGGGATGGGACGGGCTACGGTGAGGATGGCACTCTCTGGGGTGGCGAGTTTTTAGAGTGTGATTATAGCTCCTACATGAGGCTTTTTCATTTCAGACCCTTTAGGCTCATAGGTGGAGAAAGGGCGGTAAAAGAACCAAGAAGGGTAGCCCTCTCCATACTCTTTGAACTTTTTCACGAAGAGGCTCTTGACCTTGATCTCCATACCCTTAGGTGCTTTGAGGAAAAAGAGCTTAAGAACCTTTACATAGCATGGAAGAGGGGCATAAACTCACCCTATACGAGCTCCGTTGGTAGGCTTTTTGACGCAGTTGCATCATTGCTTAACATAAGGCACACTTTGAGCTACGAAGGACAGGCGAGCATGATGCTTGAGGACTTGTATGACTACTCTGTGAAGGACACTTATCCTTTTGAGTTAAAAGATGGCATCATAGACTGGAAGCTCATGTTCCTCGCTCTTATTGAGGAAAGAGAGCCTGTAAGAGCGGTTTCAAGGTTCATAAACACTTTGGCTCATATATGCCTTAGAGTAGCTCAGGAGGTCTCCTTAGAGAGGGTGTGCCTTTCTGGCGGCGTTATGCAAAACGACCCTTTGGTAAGCAAGATAAAGGAACTTCTTGAAAGTGCGGGCTTTAGGGTCTATACCCATCAAAAGGTTCCACCCAACGATGGAGGTCTTAGTCTTGGTCAGGCGGTCTTTGGGGGTTTAGCGGAGGGACTATAG
- a CDS encoding DUF6036 family nucleotidyltransferase, translating into MRVVYERLLEKLSEKGIRCKLIAIGRSALSFYKVNKAKSTMDIDFEITEFEGKIEELQTVLDELGIRADYGEDIDRWGVVPLPAGYRDRAVNVLKRGGAELYVLSPVDFIISKLRRGTQEDWEDAIDVAFAENIKPEEIREVLKLIKPIRDVQFFHFLKRLERFLEELQRAYNLSNDPKRVP; encoded by the coding sequence ATGAGGGTCGTATACGAAAGGCTGTTGGAAAAGTTATCTGAGAAAGGGATAAGGTGCAAGCTAATAGCCATAGGAAGGAGTGCTTTAAGTTTCTATAAGGTAAACAAAGCAAAAAGCACTATGGATATTGATTTTGAGATAACGGAGTTTGAAGGAAAAATAGAGGAGCTTCAGACTGTCCTTGACGAGCTTGGCATTAGGGCGGACTACGGTGAAGACATAGATAGATGGGGTGTTGTGCCTTTACCTGCAGGATATAGAGATAGAGCGGTTAATGTTTTGAAAAGGGGTGGTGCGGAGTTGTATGTGCTTTCTCCTGTGGATTTTATAATAAGCAAGCTCCGCAGGGGAACTCAAGAAGACTGGGAAGATGCTATTGATGTAGCTTTTGCGGAAAATATCAAGCCAGAGGAAATTAGAGAAGTTTTGAAGTTGATAAAACCTATAAGAGATGTTCAGTTTTTTCACTTTCTGAAAAGGCTTGAAAGATTTTTGGAAGAGCTACAAAGGGCTTATAACCTCAGTAATGACCCCAAAAGAGTTCCTTAA